One stretch of Xanthomonas sp. DAR 35659 DNA includes these proteins:
- a CDS encoding phospholipase D family protein, translating to MTVLLRVLVLAALLLGSGCASLSQAQHGRAVAIAEAARDSRVDCAHADHCALASPLRGLAGKAFAASTDADPHHYATILDHGEEALVARINLIRSASRSIDLQTYIFDKDDSARLVMDELLAAARRGVQVRVLIDQLSAISDLQILGALAGAHQNFSLRIYNPTFGLAKPNYLHYAASVLCCFRRFNQRMHNKLLVIDDAIGVVGGRNYQDDYYDWDAEYNFRDRDVLVAGPVARSMAANFDAYWAARRSVPVARLNDVGKLLLRDGVPAMPPAQFLRPERVQRVSEEAADPAFVADAFVLPALPVRHVDYVADLPQKHRREHGPKAISTAPKLDKLIAGAKQEIILQTPYLVLSDPAQEIFRDLRKRAQPPKVIVATNSLAATDNPVVYALSYKYKRRNLRELGFDIYEYKPFPLDAPVNYANLLPAPPLQGEVPGDGSETRDAAGGGRNGLLGGSAAGRSSLLGSGSGGPSGNRADGSEVERRVLRTETRPSYLSRRIANRPLPVTRDGARMGLHAKSLVVDRRVGVIGTHNFDPRSETYNTEGAVIVDDPAFAQALAASIGRDIEPENSWVVAPRVKPPVLSGLNYSMGKVSEALPVLDFWPWRYATDYDFQPGPDCPAPLTRRDPGFHRCYAAVGDFPEVNVGPKWLLVRMLTAFGSGLVPIL from the coding sequence GTGACCGTCCTGCTGAGGGTTCTGGTGCTGGCGGCGCTGCTGCTCGGCAGCGGTTGCGCGAGCCTGTCGCAGGCCCAGCACGGCCGCGCCGTGGCGATCGCCGAGGCCGCGCGCGACAGCCGCGTCGACTGCGCCCACGCCGACCATTGCGCGCTGGCCTCGCCGTTGCGCGGGCTGGCCGGCAAGGCCTTCGCCGCGTCCACCGACGCCGACCCGCACCATTACGCGACGATCCTGGACCATGGCGAGGAAGCGCTGGTGGCGCGGATCAACCTGATCCGCAGCGCCAGCCGCAGCATCGACCTGCAGACCTACATCTTCGACAAGGACGACAGCGCGCGGCTGGTGATGGACGAACTGCTGGCCGCGGCGCGGCGCGGGGTCCAGGTGCGGGTGCTGATCGACCAGCTCTCGGCGATCTCCGACCTGCAGATCCTCGGCGCCCTGGCCGGCGCGCACCAGAATTTCTCGCTGCGCATCTACAACCCCACCTTCGGCCTGGCCAAGCCCAACTACCTGCACTACGCCGCCAGCGTGCTGTGCTGCTTCCGCCGCTTCAACCAGCGCATGCACAACAAGTTGCTGGTGATCGACGATGCGATCGGCGTGGTCGGCGGGCGCAACTACCAGGACGACTATTACGACTGGGACGCCGAATACAACTTCCGCGACCGCGACGTGCTGGTTGCCGGCCCGGTGGCGCGGTCGATGGCCGCCAACTTCGACGCCTACTGGGCGGCGCGGCGCAGCGTGCCGGTGGCGCGGCTCAACGACGTCGGCAAGCTGCTGCTGCGCGACGGCGTGCCGGCGATGCCGCCGGCGCAGTTCCTGCGCCCGGAGCGCGTCCAGCGGGTCAGCGAGGAAGCCGCCGACCCGGCCTTCGTCGCCGATGCGTTCGTGCTGCCGGCGCTGCCGGTGCGGCATGTGGACTACGTCGCCGACCTGCCGCAGAAGCATCGCCGCGAGCACGGCCCCAAGGCGATCTCGACCGCGCCCAAGCTGGACAAGCTGATCGCCGGCGCCAAGCAGGAAATCATCCTGCAGACGCCGTACCTGGTGCTGTCGGACCCGGCGCAGGAGATCTTCCGCGACCTGCGCAAGCGCGCGCAGCCGCCCAAGGTGATCGTGGCCACCAACAGCCTGGCCGCCACCGACAACCCGGTGGTGTATGCGCTGTCGTACAAGTACAAGCGCCGCAACCTGCGCGAGCTGGGCTTCGACATCTACGAGTACAAGCCGTTCCCGCTGGACGCGCCGGTGAACTACGCCAACCTGCTGCCGGCACCGCCGCTGCAGGGCGAGGTGCCGGGAGACGGGAGCGAGACCCGCGACGCCGCCGGGGGCGGGCGCAACGGGCTGCTGGGCGGCAGCGCCGCCGGGCGCAGTTCGCTGCTCGGCAGCGGCAGCGGCGGGCCGTCCGGCAACCGCGCCGACGGCAGCGAGGTCGAACGCCGCGTGCTGCGCACCGAGACCCGTCCGTCCTACCTCAGCCGGCGCATCGCCAACCGGCCGCTGCCGGTGACCCGCGACGGCGCGCGCATGGGCCTGCATGCCAAGTCGCTGGTGGTGGACCGCCGCGTCGGCGTGATCGGCACCCACAACTTCGATCCGCGCAGCGAGACCTACAACACCGAAGGTGCGGTGATCGTCGACGATCCGGCGTTCGCGCAGGCGCTGGCGGCCAGCATCGGCCGCGACATCGAGCCGGAGAACTCCTGGGTGGTGGCGCCGCGGGTCAAGCCGCCGGTGCTGTCGGGCCTGAACTACAGCATGGGCAAGGTCTCCGAGGCGCTGCCGGTGCTGGATTTCTGGCCCTGGCGCTACGCCACCGACTACGACTTCCAGCCCGGCCCGGACTGCCCGGCGCCGCTGACCCGGCGCGATCCGGGCTTCCACCGCTGCTACGCCGCGGTCGGCGACTTCCCCGAGGTCAACGTCGGGCCGAAGTGGCTGCTGGTGCGGATGCTGACGGCGTTCGGCTCCGGGTTGGTGCCGATTCTTTGA
- a CDS encoding hotdog fold thioesterase gives MSFRDPVDLDALNAASRDTLIAHLGIVFTEAGPDWLRATMPVDARTLQPYGLLHGGASVVLAETLGSSAGNLCAEPGRICVGLEINANHLRAARSGTVTGTARPLHVGRATQVWEIRIEDAAGKPVCVSRLTLAVIDRT, from the coding sequence ATGTCCTTCCGCGACCCCGTCGATCTCGATGCTCTCAACGCCGCCTCCCGCGACACCCTGATCGCGCATCTGGGCATCGTCTTCACCGAGGCCGGGCCGGACTGGCTGCGCGCGACCATGCCGGTCGATGCGCGCACGCTGCAGCCGTACGGGCTGCTGCACGGCGGCGCCTCGGTGGTGCTGGCCGAGACCCTGGGCAGCAGCGCCGGCAACCTGTGCGCGGAACCGGGCCGGATCTGCGTGGGGCTGGAGATCAACGCCAACCATCTGCGCGCCGCGCGCAGCGGCACGGTCACCGGCACCGCGCGGCCGCTGCACGTGGGTCGCGCCACCCAGGTCTGGGAGATCCGTATCGAGGACGCGGCCGGCAAGCCGGTGTGCGTGTCGCGGCTGACGCTGGCGGTGATCGACCGGACCTAG